One genomic region from Saprospiraceae bacterium encodes:
- a CDS encoding DUF393 domain-containing protein — MDHSSAFNLQDQPVLLFDGTCVLCDAFFQWILKRDTKKVFSFATLQSTFGQKIIASYPLAADIDSVILWDGHQVYIFSDAALKVMVHLGGGARWLGKFGLLFPRFIRDSVYRFIAKNRYSWFGEKACLIPDQALKNRFREV; from the coding sequence ATGGATCATTCATCGGCATTTAACCTACAAGATCAACCCGTACTTCTTTTTGACGGCACTTGTGTATTGTGCGATGCCTTTTTTCAATGGATTCTCAAAAGAGATACTAAAAAAGTGTTTTCGTTCGCCACTTTACAATCAACCTTTGGTCAAAAGATCATCGCTTCATATCCTCTGGCCGCTGATATAGACTCCGTCATTTTGTGGGATGGCCACCAGGTCTATATCTTCTCTGATGCAGCACTGAAAGTAATGGTACATCTTGGAGGAGGGGCCAGGTGGCTGGGTAAGTTTGGATTGCTTTTCCCAAGATTCATTCGGGACAGTGTGTATCGATTTATCGCAAAGAATCGGTATAGTTGGTTTGGTGAGAAAGCTTGCCTCATACCAGACCAAGCACTAAAAAACAGATTTAGAGAAGTATAA
- a CDS encoding GNAT family N-acetyltransferase, which produces MKILRLDLSHVDDLVPLFDSYRQFYRKPSDLAAADAFLRERLSLNEAIVFGAFDDGHLIGFTLLYPLFSSTRMKSFYLLNDLFVLPECRNKSVGKALLNKCKQFATEQGKAGLMLETEKTNDVGNHLYPANGFQLIADSNFYFWENSIS; this is translated from the coding sequence ATGAAAATATTAAGGCTCGATCTCAGCCATGTAGATGATCTGGTTCCATTGTTTGATAGCTATAGGCAGTTTTATAGAAAGCCTTCAGATTTAGCCGCTGCAGATGCTTTCTTACGGGAGAGGTTGTCGCTGAATGAAGCGATTGTGTTTGGTGCATTCGATGACGGTCACTTGATTGGCTTTACTCTTTTGTATCCTTTGTTTTCATCTACGAGGATGAAATCTTTTTACTTACTCAATGATTTATTTGTTTTGCCAGAGTGTAGAAACAAATCTGTGGGTAAAGCACTTTTAAATAAATGCAAACAATTTGCCACCGAACAAGGCAAGGCAGGACTCATGCTAGAAACCGAAAAGACCAATGATGTCGGAAATCATTTATATCCAGCCAATGGCTTTCAACTTATAGCGGATTCCAATTTCTATTTTTGGGAAAATTCAATTTCATAA
- a CDS encoding TonB-dependent receptor produces the protein MKNIANPIFILLFAINIGNGQALDSMPKVLLPNIIIDHQDLDKSQGVRPVLSISSKDLDEMGVLTLVDALNRLQGISQINTGFISRPVMRGLSGNRVQVILGGLRLEDQKWEDEQGLGLSTAGIKKIEIIKGPAALRYGPEAIGGVINIVEDMIDSLDSDTPDRKSSHLNLKSFSNTLGFGLDYTLNKKNPGGSSWAANISVENHADYADGHGHQAANTRFAMYNLKLGHQLTHGKWKTDQKVYASFGQFGFIKDSSEIREILSESRFSREFEDEHYKVLSLIFSDKNIYTINQTTSWTSQLGWQSNIREELEGEKETELGLTLNTLNVNNILEKKINPNLHWVVGQSIIFQLNQNFGSRIIVPNANTFEAGLFTTLTKKIHIGQTQQMLIEAGGRYDLRTLTPKTGRDDFPNLPLQDDRIRRGVFNYSCGASYLIDQFKININLATGFRQPNLAEMFSDGRHEGTARWDLGDPGLKSEFAINEEFSLNYTFQRFKVIGTIFNNRYKNFIFIAPSGDLIESFPVYKYLQSDARLKGFDAGMEWSSGKVINLGMDYSYLVAKKDDGSWLPLIPANKFRGNVHLLMPHSIGKIQNINLAFHSVYTAPKNQVAAAELRSPSYWLHSISLSARLKSLKCILTCNNLTNTYYNDHLSLLRPLGIRDIGRNVVLNLGFDF, from the coding sequence ATGAAAAACATAGCTAATCCTATTTTTATTTTACTTTTTGCTATCAATATTGGTAATGGACAGGCATTGGATTCTATGCCAAAAGTACTCCTGCCCAATATCATAATCGATCATCAGGATTTAGATAAAAGTCAGGGAGTTAGACCTGTCCTCAGTATTTCTTCCAAAGATTTAGATGAAATGGGGGTGCTGACTCTGGTGGATGCATTGAACAGGCTTCAAGGCATAAGCCAGATTAATACCGGCTTTATATCCAGACCGGTCATGAGGGGACTGTCCGGCAATAGAGTACAGGTCATCCTGGGAGGCTTAAGATTGGAAGATCAAAAATGGGAAGACGAACAAGGCCTTGGACTTTCTACGGCAGGTATAAAAAAAATAGAGATCATCAAAGGACCTGCTGCACTTCGGTATGGACCAGAAGCGATTGGTGGGGTGATCAATATAGTTGAGGATATGATTGATTCACTGGATTCAGATACTCCGGATCGAAAGAGTAGCCATTTAAATTTAAAATCATTTTCTAATACACTTGGCTTTGGACTCGACTACACCTTAAATAAAAAAAATCCCGGGGGCAGCTCTTGGGCGGCCAATATAAGTGTCGAAAATCATGCAGATTATGCAGACGGTCATGGCCATCAAGCTGCCAATACCAGGTTTGCCATGTATAATTTAAAGCTTGGTCATCAACTTACTCATGGAAAATGGAAAACAGACCAAAAGGTATACGCTTCATTTGGGCAGTTTGGATTTATTAAGGATTCTTCAGAAATCAGAGAAATTTTAAGCGAATCCAGGTTTAGCAGGGAGTTTGAAGATGAACATTACAAGGTATTAAGCCTGATATTTAGCGATAAAAACATTTATACTATCAATCAGACTACTTCGTGGACTAGTCAGCTTGGTTGGCAATCGAATATCAGAGAAGAATTAGAAGGGGAAAAAGAAACTGAATTGGGCCTTACTTTGAATACACTTAATGTTAATAATATACTCGAAAAAAAAATTAATCCTAATCTACATTGGGTGGTGGGACAATCCATAATTTTTCAACTCAATCAAAACTTTGGATCTCGCATTATTGTGCCTAATGCCAATACTTTTGAAGCAGGGCTTTTTACTACGCTCACTAAAAAGATTCATATAGGTCAAACTCAACAAATGCTGATTGAAGCAGGGGGTCGCTACGATTTACGGACCTTAACGCCTAAGACCGGCAGAGATGATTTTCCTAATCTTCCTTTGCAGGATGATCGAATCAGAAGGGGCGTGTTTAACTACTCCTGCGGGGCGAGTTACCTAATCGATCAGTTCAAAATCAATATCAATCTTGCTACTGGATTCCGACAGCCTAATCTTGCAGAAATGTTTTCAGATGGACGCCATGAAGGCACCGCTCGCTGGGATTTAGGCGATCCGGGACTTAAAAGTGAATTTGCTATAAATGAAGAATTTTCCCTCAATTATACCTTCCAGCGGTTTAAAGTGATAGGGACGATCTTCAATAACAGGTATAAGAATTTTATTTTCATTGCTCCTTCCGGGGATTTGATTGAGTCATTTCCAGTGTATAAATATTTGCAATCGGATGCCAGGTTAAAAGGATTTGATGCCGGAATGGAGTGGAGCTCGGGAAAGGTGATAAATCTTGGGATGGATTATTCTTATCTCGTGGCCAAAAAAGATGATGGCTCGTGGCTCCCTTTGATACCGGCTAATAAATTTAGAGGCAATGTCCATCTCTTGATGCCACATTCAATAGGCAAAATTCAAAATATTAACCTGGCCTTTCATTCTGTTTATACTGCCCCTAAAAATCAGGTCGCAGCAGCAGAATTGAGGTCGCCTTCCTACTGGCTTCATTCTATTTCGCTGAGTGCCAGATTGAAATCTTTAAAATGTATTCTTACCTGCAATAACTTGACCAATACTTATTACAATGACCATCTGTCACTGTTGCGTCCCTTAGGAATAAGAGATATTGGTCGCAATGTGGTTTTGAATCTTGGATTTGATTTTTGA
- a CDS encoding alpha-L-fucosidase, which yields MKTRLLVCMLFLTLMISINAQTRYDPTFQSLDSRPIPSWFEDAKFGIFIHWGPYSVPAWSPKGSYSEWYQRWLLNKKTGGNVAPGAKEIWQHHEEVYGPHYSYYNFGDEFKASDFDPKYWAKLFENAGAKYIVLTSKHHDGFCLWPSKEADRTWGFPWNSYTTGAKRDLIGDLKAEVDKTSVKFGLYYSMYEWYNPLYLKPDKKDFVENHMLPQMHELIDKYQPWSFWTDGSWDHPSEVWKSKEFLAWLFNDSPVKNTVVVNGRWGSDIKKGGPYVGNFISTEYDGVEALSRPWEECRGIGFSFGYNSNEDIADYNSSVSLVHMLIDIVSHGGNLLLDIGPDGQGKIPPVMQERLLDIGDWLKINGEAIYGTRKWKNSAQWSAGKQSDGDTYKKEHKLAYLGGDFILKQTIDPDPGYAVKELFFTTKDSNLYVILPKWNSTGKIVIKGLNLNKNKVIMVESGQVLKYKNSGPDVEVSLPVFDPNVIKSKYAYVIRIEGVS from the coding sequence ATGAAAACACGACTGCTTGTATGTATGCTCTTTTTGACATTAATGATTTCGATCAATGCTCAGACCAGGTATGATCCAACTTTTCAATCACTTGACTCAAGGCCGATACCGTCCTGGTTTGAGGATGCCAAATTTGGAATTTTTATACATTGGGGGCCTTATTCGGTACCTGCATGGTCACCCAAAGGCAGTTACTCTGAGTGGTACCAGCGCTGGCTGTTGAATAAAAAAACAGGTGGCAATGTAGCACCTGGTGCAAAAGAAATCTGGCAACATCATGAAGAAGTCTATGGCCCTCATTACAGTTATTACAATTTTGGTGATGAATTTAAGGCTTCGGACTTCGATCCGAAATATTGGGCTAAGCTTTTTGAAAATGCCGGAGCTAAGTATATCGTACTGACCTCCAAACACCATGACGGATTTTGTTTATGGCCTTCCAAGGAAGCTGACCGAACCTGGGGGTTTCCCTGGAATAGTTATACCACGGGTGCTAAAAGAGATCTTATTGGAGATTTAAAAGCTGAAGTCGATAAGACCTCCGTAAAATTTGGCCTTTATTATTCTATGTATGAATGGTACAATCCATTGTATCTCAAACCAGATAAAAAAGATTTTGTCGAAAATCATATGTTACCTCAAATGCATGAACTGATCGACAAATACCAACCCTGGTCTTTCTGGACTGATGGATCATGGGACCATCCTTCAGAGGTGTGGAAGAGCAAAGAATTCTTAGCTTGGCTGTTCAATGACAGCCCTGTAAAAAATACGGTTGTGGTAAATGGGCGATGGGGTTCTGATATTAAAAAAGGAGGGCCCTATGTCGGAAATTTTATTTCCACCGAATATGATGGGGTAGAGGCTTTGTCCAGGCCCTGGGAAGAATGTAGGGGCATCGGTTTTTCATTTGGATATAATAGCAATGAGGATATTGCCGATTATAATTCTTCTGTTTCGTTGGTCCATATGTTGATCGATATAGTCAGTCATGGGGGCAATTTGTTATTGGATATAGGCCCGGACGGCCAGGGCAAGATCCCTCCTGTGATGCAAGAACGTTTATTAGATATTGGTGATTGGCTCAAAATCAATGGCGAAGCCATTTATGGAACCAGAAAATGGAAAAACTCAGCGCAATGGTCGGCCGGCAAACAAAGTGATGGCGATACGTACAAAAAAGAACATAAGCTGGCTTATCTGGGCGGAGATTTTATTTTAAAACAAACCATTGATCCGGATCCGGGTTACGCTGTAAAGGAATTATTTTTTACTACCAAAGATTCTAATTTATATGTCATTCTGCCTAAATGGAATTCTACCGGCAAGATTGTAATCAAAGGTCTAAACCTGAATAAAAATAAAGTGATCATGGTGGAGAGTGGTCAGGTACTGAAGTATAAAAATTCTGGACCTGATGTTGAAGTCAGCTTGCCTGTCTTTGATCCTAATGTCATAAAAAGCAAATATGCTTATGTGATCAGGATAGAAGGTGTTAGCTGA
- a CDS encoding DUF4197 family protein produces the protein MKKLLLLFVILGMTGSGIYAQDSLTAGEKQLLVLFGTIFSEAKHKIIEDSRTNGNKSIMGNALLETMKGLANRTKDQILTSGPDASWVNLPDLLQQKKEVLISRGKANLLQNFKSSIEQAAINALNNSLLAMVDQLTEIDPQSLVTVTTAQSVSITDIFYNSNKSKMVNAVKPVAKAAFKLSGGKKL, from the coding sequence ATGAAAAAATTATTATTACTTTTTGTTATTTTAGGCATGACAGGGTCGGGTATTTATGCTCAGGATAGCCTCACTGCCGGCGAAAAGCAGCTGTTGGTTTTATTTGGTACCATCTTTAGCGAAGCCAAACACAAAATCATCGAAGACAGCCGTACCAATGGTAATAAAAGTATCATGGGTAATGCCCTCCTGGAGACCATGAAGGGGCTCGCCAACCGGACCAAAGATCAGATCCTTACCTCCGGACCTGACGCCTCCTGGGTCAATCTACCTGACTTATTACAACAAAAAAAGGAAGTTTTAATCAGCCGTGGCAAAGCAAACCTTTTGCAAAATTTTAAGTCTTCTATTGAACAAGCTGCCATCAATGCCTTAAATAACTCTCTCCTGGCCATGGTAGATCAACTGACAGAGATTGACCCTCAAAGCCTGGTCACTGTCACCACTGCACAATCTGTATCCATCACTGATATCTTTTACAATTCCAATAAAAGCAAAATGGTGAATGCCGTAAAACCGGTGGCAAAAGCGGCCTTTAAACTATCTGGTGGTAAAAAGCTCTAG
- a CDS encoding D-aminoacylase, which yields MKSILAIYLVLALIGCKPTPVMVDHLVHNAMVYDGSGRDPYMGSVGWSGDSITYIGPDAGVTSPDNMDAQGMIISPGFVNMLSWAPETLIHDGRSISDLSQGVTLEVFGEGTSMGPINETMRKEMMSYMGDHPYEIGWTTLGEYLTFLESKGVSCNFASFIGAATPRIHELGYQNRLATPEEMIRMKGLVTQAMQEGAMGVASALIYAPGTYADTQELIELSKAASAYGGMYISHIRSEGNQIWSALDEVFTIAREAAIPAEIYHLKISGKENWRYQDRLEQKIDSAQKSGLKITADMYNYTAGATGLDAAMPTWCQEGGYPAWAARLKEPKQRKRILNEMETQTNAGWENFYKLCGPENMLTVEYFNKDLRKYVGKTISEISKERGTSAAETILDLVIEDGSRVGVIYFMMSEENVKRNIALPYVSFCSDAGSIANEGMFLENNVHPRTYGSFARLLGKYVRDEKVIPMQEAIRKLTALPCENLKIKDRGLLKVGYKADLVIFDPATIEDHATFEKPHQYSTGVHHVWVNGVQVIKEGQHTNAKPGRAVRGPGWNGFQK from the coding sequence ATGAAATCAATACTCGCCATTTATCTAGTTTTAGCCTTGATAGGATGTAAGCCAACTCCGGTCATGGTAGATCACCTGGTACATAACGCGATGGTTTATGATGGATCTGGGCGAGATCCGTATATGGGCTCTGTAGGCTGGAGTGGGGACAGTATCACCTATATTGGACCAGACGCCGGGGTTACATCCCCAGACAATATGGATGCTCAGGGCATGATCATCAGTCCCGGATTTGTCAATATGCTTAGTTGGGCACCGGAGACCCTCATCCATGACGGGCGATCCATCAGTGATTTATCGCAAGGCGTGACCTTAGAAGTATTTGGCGAAGGTACCAGCATGGGCCCTATCAATGAAACGATGCGCAAAGAAATGATGTCTTATATGGGGGATCATCCTTACGAGATAGGTTGGACTACTTTGGGCGAATACCTAACCTTCCTGGAAAGTAAAGGCGTATCCTGCAATTTTGCATCATTTATTGGTGCAGCTACTCCCAGAATTCATGAGTTAGGATACCAAAATAGGTTGGCTACCCCTGAAGAAATGATTCGAATGAAAGGTTTGGTCACACAGGCTATGCAGGAAGGCGCTATGGGAGTGGCTTCGGCTTTGATTTATGCTCCTGGCACCTATGCAGACACTCAGGAGTTGATCGAATTATCCAAGGCAGCTTCAGCGTATGGTGGAATGTATATTAGTCATATCCGATCTGAAGGCAATCAAATCTGGTCAGCCCTGGACGAGGTGTTCACTATTGCTCGTGAGGCTGCTATTCCGGCAGAAATATATCATCTTAAAATCAGTGGTAAAGAAAATTGGCGATATCAAGATCGATTGGAACAAAAAATAGACAGTGCTCAAAAGTCGGGTCTCAAAATCACCGCTGATATGTATAATTACACTGCCGGAGCAACAGGACTTGATGCAGCTATGCCTACCTGGTGCCAAGAGGGTGGTTATCCAGCTTGGGCTGCGCGGTTGAAAGAACCGAAACAACGAAAAAGAATCCTCAATGAAATGGAGACGCAGACTAATGCCGGTTGGGAAAATTTCTATAAACTCTGTGGACCTGAAAATATGCTTACGGTAGAATACTTCAACAAAGATCTGAGAAAATATGTCGGCAAGACCATTTCGGAAATCTCTAAAGAAAGAGGTACATCTGCCGCGGAAACCATCCTGGACCTCGTCATCGAAGATGGCAGCAGGGTAGGGGTCATTTATTTTATGATGTCAGAAGAAAATGTAAAACGCAATATTGCGCTGCCTTATGTCAGTTTTTGTAGTGACGCAGGTTCTATTGCCAATGAGGGTATGTTTTTGGAAAACAATGTACATCCAAGGACTTATGGCTCATTTGCCCGATTGTTGGGTAAATATGTCAGAGATGAAAAGGTGATCCCGATGCAAGAAGCTATTCGCAAACTCACTGCTCTGCCCTGCGAAAATCTAAAAATTAAGGATAGAGGTCTGCTTAAAGTCGGATATAAAGCTGACCTGGTGATTTTCGATCCTGCCACGATCGAAGATCATGCTACTTTCGAAAAACCACATCAATATTCTACCGGCGTCCATCATGTTTGGGTCAATGGAGTACAGGTCATCAAAGAGGGGCAACACACCAATGCCAAACCAGGCAGAGCCGTCAGGGGACCCGGATGGAATGGTTTTCAAAAATAA
- a CDS encoding zinc-dependent metalloprotease, whose protein sequence is MKKFMLISLGLLTWFTELKAQDSKSFQGYFNYTYSHKDGKISLEVKELDKEFLYVTSLSSGVGSNDIGLDRGQLGRERIVKFVRAANKLLLIQPNYDYRAISTNDAEKKSVEEAFAQSVLWGFTIDKEENGILTIDLTPLLMQDVHDVSGRLESTQQGSYRLDPSRSAIAMERTKNFPKNSEFDVMLTFTGKPAGSYIRSVVPSPEAVTVHEHHSFVELPDHGYKTRKFDPRTGFFNISYFDYATPISEPINKMLTVRHRLAKKDPGAPSSEAIEPIIYYLDPGCPEPIKSALMEGAAWWNQAFEDAGYINAFQVKVLPEDVDPLDVRYNVIQWVHRSTRGWSYGSTVTDPRTGEIIKGHVSLGSLRVRQDYLIAQGMASPFEDDDLNTAPMTDLALARLRQLAAHEVGHTLGLSHNYASSYNDRASVMDYPHPVIDFKDGKVDFSNAYDIGIGAWDKRAILWGYQDFPAGTDENPQLIRIMQETIDQGWKYLSDQDGRPAGSAHAYTHLWDNGSNAVDELNRMMKVRIQALNQFGVNTIRTGEPMAILENLLVPLYLSHRYQVEAVSKWIGGVDYNYALKGDGQTTNMMLTADKQASALNSILQSISPAELALPERIIQLIPPQPLGYSRDRENFESNTGLTFDPLSAAEAMTTYTLGFLLNSERLMRIVEQNARDASHLSLLSYLQTIHIKIGGYVAVNGLQQEIKLNTERVYIQKVLSLLADTNLPSSVIAPTGKFISALEAQVNSSSSIQGTYILSLIKKFKADPSSFIIPSSVKMPDGSPIGCWSEN, encoded by the coding sequence ATGAAAAAATTTATGCTTATCTCCCTTGGCCTGCTCACCTGGTTTACTGAATTAAAGGCCCAAGATTCTAAATCCTTCCAGGGGTATTTCAATTACACCTATTCTCATAAAGACGGAAAAATCAGTCTGGAAGTAAAAGAACTGGACAAAGAGTTTCTTTATGTCACCAGTCTATCTTCCGGGGTAGGATCCAATGATATCGGACTGGATAGAGGTCAGTTAGGCAGAGAACGCATCGTTAAATTTGTACGGGCTGCCAACAAACTTTTACTCATTCAGCCCAATTATGACTATAGGGCGATCTCTACCAACGATGCTGAGAAAAAATCTGTCGAAGAAGCTTTTGCCCAATCCGTTCTTTGGGGTTTTACCATAGACAAAGAAGAAAACGGAATATTGACCATAGACTTGACTCCGCTTCTAATGCAAGATGTGCACGATGTAAGTGGCCGTTTAGAATCCACCCAGCAAGGCTCTTATCGGCTCGATCCATCCCGGAGTGCCATCGCCATGGAGCGCACTAAAAATTTCCCCAAAAACTCTGAATTTGATGTAATGCTCACCTTCACCGGCAAGCCTGCCGGAAGTTATATCAGGAGCGTAGTGCCGAGCCCGGAGGCAGTGACCGTGCATGAGCATCACTCCTTTGTAGAGTTGCCTGACCATGGATATAAAACCAGGAAATTTGATCCGAGAACAGGGTTTTTCAATATATCCTATTTCGATTACGCAACACCCATCTCTGAGCCAATCAATAAAATGCTTACAGTAAGGCATCGTCTGGCTAAAAAAGATCCTGGTGCACCAAGCAGCGAAGCTATTGAACCCATCATTTATTACCTGGATCCCGGGTGTCCGGAACCGATCAAATCAGCGTTGATGGAAGGAGCTGCCTGGTGGAATCAAGCCTTTGAAGACGCCGGATATATCAATGCCTTCCAGGTAAAGGTATTGCCAGAAGATGTCGATCCATTAGATGTGCGATACAATGTCATCCAATGGGTGCATCGAAGTACACGGGGTTGGTCGTATGGAAGTACTGTGACCGACCCACGAACCGGAGAAATCATCAAAGGACATGTATCACTTGGTTCATTGAGGGTAAGACAGGACTATTTGATTGCGCAGGGCATGGCTTCGCCATTTGAGGATGATGATCTGAATACAGCACCAATGACGGACCTTGCGCTTGCCCGCCTAAGGCAACTCGCTGCACACGAAGTAGGTCATACTTTGGGCCTGTCTCATAACTATGCATCCAGCTATAATGATCGCGCCTCGGTGATGGACTATCCTCATCCGGTGATTGACTTTAAAGACGGGAAGGTTGATTTTTCTAACGCGTATGATATTGGTATTGGTGCATGGGATAAAAGAGCCATCCTGTGGGGATATCAGGATTTTCCTGCCGGTACTGATGAAAACCCGCAACTCATTCGCATCATGCAAGAGACCATTGATCAAGGATGGAAATATCTCTCAGACCAGGATGGCAGGCCCGCAGGGAGCGCTCACGCTTATACACACCTATGGGACAATGGCAGCAACGCTGTCGACGAACTAAATCGAATGATGAAAGTGAGAATACAAGCTTTAAACCAATTTGGTGTAAACACTATCAGGACGGGCGAGCCCATGGCAATCCTCGAAAATCTTTTGGTACCCTTATACCTCAGTCATCGCTACCAGGTGGAAGCTGTGTCCAAATGGATCGGAGGTGTAGATTACAATTATGCTTTGAAAGGGGATGGTCAGACAACTAATATGATGTTGACTGCGGACAAACAAGCCTCGGCATTAAACAGCATATTGCAAAGTATCAGCCCGGCGGAACTGGCATTGCCAGAACGCATCATTCAATTGATTCCTCCACAGCCCCTGGGATACAGTCGGGATCGGGAAAACTTTGAATCCAATACCGGACTTACTTTTGACCCCCTATCTGCTGCGGAGGCTATGACCACCTACACCCTGGGATTTTTACTAAACAGTGAGCGGCTCATGCGGATCGTAGAACAAAATGCCCGGGATGCCAGCCATTTGAGTTTGCTGAGTTACCTTCAGACGATTCATATTAAAATCGGCGGTTACGTGGCTGTGAATGGTCTGCAGCAGGAAATAAAATTGAATACTGAAAGGGTGTACATCCAAAAAGTATTGTCATTATTGGCAGATACAAATCTCCCTTCATCCGTAATCGCCCCTACGGGTAAATTTATTTCAGCCCTTGAAGCTCAGGTAAATAGCAGCAGTTCGATTCAAGGCACTTATATTTTGTCGCTGATAAAAAAATTCAAAGCTGATCCTTCGAGTTTTATTATACCCTCATCAGTTAAAATGCCGGATGGGTCGCCGATCGGGTGTTGGAGTGAAAATTAA
- a CDS encoding aminotransferase class V-fold PLP-dependent enzyme, whose protein sequence is MLICQKDKFEFEEGITYLNGAYMSPLLKSVAEIGCDHLKKKMQPWRIAPAAFFDQVDRLKSLVSRMLNIDTPDRIAIIPSASYGVANAAKNIDFKKGDRIVLLDRQFPSNYYIWKKIANQKELHIDIVSPPAQNQDRGKKWNANLLDAINERTKVVSMEHVHWTDGTLFDLEAVRKKTRQVGALLIVDATQSMGAYPFDQQIFQVDALIAAAYKFMMGPYAMGLAYYGPAFDQGQPIEENWINKEGSEVFEKLLDYTDEYKPGASRYSMGEQSQFIHVPMQIAATEQLLSWGVDHIQSYCASLVDPLLSVLEQQGIWIEDQPYRANHLFGLKPSQNITPKLKQNLMEHKVYVSYRGDTIRVSPNVYNTLEDLQKLINLLSS, encoded by the coding sequence ATGCTGATTTGTCAAAAAGATAAATTTGAGTTCGAGGAAGGCATCACTTATCTCAATGGAGCCTATATGTCACCTTTATTGAAGTCGGTAGCTGAGATAGGCTGTGACCATCTTAAAAAGAAAATGCAACCCTGGCGGATAGCGCCTGCTGCTTTTTTTGATCAGGTCGATAGACTTAAGTCGCTGGTATCACGAATGCTTAATATTGATACCCCTGATCGAATAGCTATAATACCCTCCGCCTCTTATGGCGTAGCCAACGCAGCAAAAAACATTGATTTCAAAAAAGGCGACCGTATCGTATTGCTGGACCGGCAGTTTCCCAGTAATTATTATATCTGGAAAAAAATTGCTAATCAAAAAGAACTTCATATAGATATAGTTTCACCTCCGGCCCAGAATCAGGATCGTGGAAAAAAGTGGAATGCCAATTTATTGGATGCAATCAATGAAAGGACCAAAGTAGTCAGTATGGAGCATGTCCATTGGACGGATGGCACTTTATTTGATTTGGAAGCGGTTAGAAAAAAAACAAGACAAGTCGGGGCTCTGTTGATAGTGGATGCGACCCAATCAATGGGAGCTTACCCATTTGATCAACAAATATTCCAGGTGGATGCTTTGATAGCTGCTGCATACAAGTTTATGATGGGACCTTATGCCATGGGCTTAGCTTATTACGGCCCTGCTTTTGACCAGGGCCAACCTATTGAAGAAAATTGGATTAATAAAGAGGGAAGTGAAGTGTTTGAAAAATTATTGGATTATACAGATGAGTATAAACCTGGAGCATCGAGGTATAGTATGGGCGAGCAGTCACAGTTTATACATGTGCCGATGCAGATAGCCGCCACGGAACAATTGTTGTCCTGGGGTGTCGATCATATACAATCCTATTGCGCCTCCCTGGTGGATCCATTATTGTCTGTCCTGGAGCAGCAAGGTATATGGATAGAAGATCAGCCGTATAGAGCCAATCATCTTTTTGGACTTAAACCTTCCCAGAATATCACCCCAAAATTAAAGCAGAACCTGATGGAACACAAAGTATATGTATCCTATAGAGGTGATACTATTCGTGTATCTCCAAATGTTTATAACACCTTGGAGGATCTTCAAAAACTGATTAACTTACTTTCTTCATAA